From the genome of Acidobacteriota bacterium:
TGGACGTCTCAATCTCCACGGCGCCCAGGTGGGGGTTGGATCCCTGGTCATCGATACGCTCTACCGCGAGATCTACGCGTCCGATTTCGCTTCGGTCGATTTCAAGCCCAACCCGAACCTGATCGCAGCGCGACGGGAGATCGAGAACGACTTCGGGAGTCTCGCGGAGGCGGTCTGGCCGCAGTGGGAGGCGAAGCTGGCGGCGCGGACCGAGTGCGACCTGGAACAGCTATGCGCAGAGGAAAGCACCATCAAGGAGGAGATCGAACGCACCCTGGCGGTTGGTGCGAGGGTGCGGAAGGTGCTCGCTTCGGCCGGGGCGCCGACTGAGGCGGATGATCTCGGGATCTCGAACGACGAGCTCGTGTTGGCCGTACGTCACGGGAGAAAAATCAGGAATCGCTACACCGCGCTCGACGTTGCGGCCGAGATCGGGATCCTGGATGCCTTTGCGGATCGCCTCGGCGGTCAAGGGCTTCGATGACCCGCGAGGCGCTGCTGTCCGCGATGAAATCTGCCATCCGGGAGGTCGAGCGTTGGCCCGAATACGAGGTCACTATCTTCCATCACAACGACGCCGACGGGCTGAGCTCGGGGGCCATCCTGACTCGCGCCTTCGAGCGGGCGGGATTCGAGATCAGAAGGATTTGCCTCGAGAAGCCATATCCGGCGGTGCTGGAGCGCGTTTTCGAACAGTCGGGAAGCCTGCTCGTCTTCACCGATTTCGCCGGTCGCATCGCGCCGCTGATCTCGGACCTCAATCATGGGCGAAACCTGGTGCTGATCCTCGACCACCACAAAGCGGTGGCCGCAACCGACGATCGGGTGCATCTCCTCGATCCGGAGCTTTTCGGTCTGCGCGGCGACCGTGAGATCACCGCCTCGACGACCTGTTATCTCTTCGCCCGTACCTTGCACCCGGAGAATTTGGACCTCGCGCGGCTTGCCACCATCGGCGCTGTGGGTGACCGATTCTTCGTCGACGGCCGGTTGGCCGGCCCGAACAGGGACGCCGCGCTCGAGGCCCAGCGGCAGGGGACCATCGCGATCGACCTGACCGAGGGAGGTGAACGGTACACCGTGACCACCTCCCGTGGCCCGGTCGACTGTTCCCGCTTCGCGCGCTCGCTCGACACCCTGGGTGGGGCCGGTTACCAGCGCCGGGGTCCCGAGACCGGCATCGGTGTATGTCTCGACGGGCCGACGGAGGCGTCGGACAGGGTGCTGAGCGACCTACAGGAGGTCCAGAGGAAAGCGTTCGAAGGCGAGATCGAGAGGATCCGGGAACATGGCTGGAGGGAGACGTCTCACGTGCGGTGGCTGCACGTCGGTGACCGGTTCGATCCGATGGGGGTGAAGATGATCGGCGCCTTCCTCGATACCATCAGGAACACCGACATGGCCGATCAGGATTGCTACCTGGCAGGGTTCCAGGACGTACCCAATCACATTCCCGGCATGGGCACCTTCGATTTCGACCAGGTGAAGGTGTCGATGCGGGTGGCCGATCCGATGGAGGATGCGATCAGGTCGGGAGAAGCTCTCGGGCTCGACATTCTCTTGCCTGAAGCGACGTCGAGGGTCGGAGGGTTCGCGGACGCCTGCCACAGCCTGACCGCGGCTACGACCGTGCCCGTCGGCCACGAAGAAGATCTGATCGAGGAGATCGAGAAGGTTTTGGGAGCCTGGAAGACAGAATTGGATCCCTTGCCGTGATATTGAATAGACGCGGAGGGAAAAGGAGCAGAGGAACAGAGGAGAAAGGGCGCAAGGGTCGGGGTGTGGCTTCGTGGAAATTGTATTCTCCTCTTCCCGTTTTCTCCTTTTCTCCTCTGTTTCTCCTTCGAACCTGAACCTCGTGTCTGCTGAAAAAGAGGAGAAATCGTATGGCGACCGGAACTGGATACGGAAAGACGATCCTGATTGGCGACCAGTTCGTGTTGCGGGGCGTTCCGGCAATCGTTTCGGCTTTACCGTTTGAAACCGAAGCGACTGTCGAGCTGATCGATGGCGAGGGCTGGACGCTCGAGGACAATCGGCACGAGGTTCCGGGCTACAAACAGAAAAAGAAGGCGCAACAGGCCGAGTCGATCGATCACATCCTCGAGGTCATGGGCATCGATGTTCGTCGGACGCCGATCAAGATCACCTACGGCGGTTCGTTGCTCGCGGGCAGCGGGGTCGGAGCCAGTGCGGCGAGCTGCGTGTCCCTGGCGAGAGCTCTCGACGCCACTTTCGATCTCGGACTGTCGATCGAGGAGATCAACCGATTCGGC
Proteins encoded in this window:
- a CDS encoding phosphoesterase translates to MKSAIREVERWPEYEVTIFHHNDADGLSSGAILTRAFERAGFEIRRICLEKPYPAVLERVFEQSGSLLVFTDFAGRIAPLISDLNHGRNLVLILDHHKAVAATDDRVHLLDPELFGLRGDREITASTTCYLFARTLHPENLDLARLATIGAVGDRFFVDGRLAGPNRDAALEAQRQGTIAIDLTEGGERYTVTTSRGPVDCSRFARSLDTLGGAGYQRRGPETGIGVCLDGPTEASDRVLSDLQEVQRKAFEGEIERIREHGWRETSHVRWLHVGDRFDPMGVKMIGAFLDTIRNTDMADQDCYLAGFQDVPNHIPGMGTFDFDQVKVSMRVADPMEDAIRSGEALGLDILLPEATSRVGGFADACHSLTAATTVPVGHEEDLIEEIEKVLGAWKTELDPLP